The Salmo salar unplaced genomic scaffold, Ssal_v3.1, whole genome shotgun sequence genome contains the following window.
ATGTGATTTGACTGCCAGTTGTTTACCAGTTGATCTCTAATTTGATGTAGAAAACCCCAGTTCCTGACCCTGAAATCAGCAGAACTCCCTTAAAGACACCACCAACATCCAAACAGTAAGATGCTCATTCTAAAGAACATTTAAGAGATTATGATGGATacctatttgaaagaaaacatgaTAATTACATTTTCTGAGAATGTGTGCTATACAGGTTAAAACTCATTCTCATGATTAAATAATTGTAATGAATGAATAATGAATCAGATGATGTGGTTCTTGTACAGtgtttattttgatttatttcagtGTCACACCAACCTCCAGTCCATCACAAATGTGAGTATCTCTTCAACATTTTTAGCAGCTTTTTAAgataaataataattatatataaaaaaaaacgtttGTTTTTTCAGGTCACACTCGTCAACCAGCTCACCAAACAGCTCAGCGATCAAGCGTAGGTTGACTAAGAAGTAGGTTTACTTTCATAGTCTCTTAATGTCTTCTGTAATTTCTCTCATTGATCAAGAAACTTGGGAATGAAACTTGGAAATGTATTTCTGTTGTGTATGTTTCCTGCCGGTACATTGTCTGGTTTGATCTCTTTCACACCAAGCTCCAGTCCGTCACAAATGTGAGTATTTTTACAACTTTATTTGATTATCCCGATAGAAAGCGTGAAACAGACAATTTTGAGAATGTTACAAAAGCTTTTAGTATAAATGAACAAAAATCCAAAAATCTGAACATAACAAAAACATTTCCTCTTGTTTCAGGATACCATCCCTCAGCTCGTCTGACAAGCGCAGGATACAACCAGCTCAGGAGGCTGTAAAGAGGTAGGTTTACACCTTCATTCTCTCACTGTCTGCTGTAGTCTCTCTTCTTGAGGAAGAAGTTCTGAAATGATATACTACTGTGGTGGTCATAGAGTAGTCATGGTGACTGCATCATGCATTCAGCTGCATGTTAGTATTTGTTATGCTTTGTTACTCATCATGTCACTAATGTACTATATATTCTCTCAACTTGGGAAAGATGTGTATTTCTGTGATCAAAGAGTGCTCATGTTTATTACGTCAGTGTTTACATCACTGTCTGCAGGGCTGTTTCTAGATTTTTGCCCTTCCTCTTGGCAGCTTAAAAGTTAATGTCCTGCAGTTCAACAGta
Protein-coding sequences here:
- the LOC106594507 gene encoding uncharacterized protein isoform X2 produces the protein MAAKEEKRYLFQKTPVPDPEISRTPLKTPPTSKHVTPTSSPSQMSHSSTSSPNSSAIKRRLTKNSSPSQMIPSLSSSDKRRIQPAQEAVKRIDSLSSSAKRMMQQAQDGVEKLSPERPDDLQCRRKLLEGYED